A DNA window from Helianthus annuus cultivar XRQ/B chromosome 15, HanXRQr2.0-SUNRISE, whole genome shotgun sequence contains the following coding sequences:
- the LOC110913270 gene encoding heterogeneous nuclear ribonucleoprotein A3-like, with protein sequence MDGPKIAEYVQRFHDLSRVVPYMVKPEFKRVERFIWGLAPQIMSMVTTSKPATITEAIDLSVALIEEAIRKFSNFKKGTSSANKKKETNPPAEVKSGAENKGKGYMGTLPKCDVCQYHHVGQCRVRKCESCGKVGHSKETRWAGTGRGGQRGYGNGNNSRGGNGYGNRPQGGNGGNDSRGNFGNQAGSGNRGANNNPGGNGNGNGRGPGYFNCGDVGHFKRECPKINQAQGRVFNIGDREARQDPNVVTAVYP encoded by the exons ATGGATGGCCCAAAGATTgctgaatatgtgcagagatttcacGACTTGTCCCGCGTCGTTCCTTATATGGTTAAGCCGGAGTTCAAGCGCGtcgagcgtttcatttggggattggcaccccaaatcatgagtaTGGTGACAACGTCGAAGCCTGCTACAATCACCGAGGCTATTGATCTGAGTGTAGCACTAATCGAAGAGGCGATCAG gaagttctcaaacttcaagAAAGGCACCAGCAGTGCAAACAAGAAGAAAGAGACAAACCCACCAGCTGAGGTCAAAAGTGGTGCTGAAAATAAAGGAAAAGGGTATATGGGCACTTTGCCCAAATGTGATGTGTGCCAGTACCATCATGTCGGCCAATGCAGAGTTAGGAAGTGTGAGTCTTGTGGGAAGGTTGGCCATTCGAAGGAGACACGCTGGGCTGGTACTGGTCGTGGTGGTCAAAGAGGTTATGGCAATGGAAACAATAGCCGTGGTGGTAATGGGTATGGAAACCGCCctcaaggaggaaatggcggtaATGATAGTCGTGGTAATTTTGGGAATCAAGCTGGTAGTGGAAACCGTGGAGCGAACAACAATCCAGGTGGTAACGGAAATGGTAATGGTCGGGGACCAGGTTATTTTAACTGTGGAGATGTGGGgcacttcaagagagaatgcccaAAGATCAACCAAGCtcaaggaagggttttcaacatcggAGATAGGGAAGCTCGCCAAGATCCGAACgtagtcactg ctgtGTATCCCTAG